A DNA window from Primulina tabacum isolate GXHZ01 chromosome 12, ASM2559414v2, whole genome shotgun sequence contains the following coding sequences:
- the LOC142521397 gene encoding uncharacterized protein LOC142521397, with amino-acid sequence MDSTFSTILIISLLLLVRFSMSFTVIMSDSGAPSALVDGPQSGLTSSRSGAKTDPIEQEAVYDVMRATGNEWATEIPDVCRGRWHGIECMPDKDNVFHVVSLSFGALSDDTAFPTCDPTRSFISHSITRLPHLRTLFFYRCFTDNPQPIPSFLGLLGSNLQTLVLRENGHIGPIPYEIGNLTRLTTLDLHRNNLNGSIPISLGRISGLSSLDLSGNRLSGSIPDISFQRLSILDLNQNHLTGSIPTQLLRCDSLLKVDLSRNRISDPTPNLNGLKDLILLDLSYNIISNPFTYPFKNLNSLQALILSGNPSTATIIPENAFEGLNSLMILGLSNMNLEGLIPESIDKLTELRVLHLNGNQLNGTIPPNLVNLNGLSELRLDNNRLEGPIPFTREMVWRMRRKLKLNNNLGLCFDAKSGLGIDLDTLSDAGIGHCETPEVGPTVTLQHMLKSNSKSSATMHKITLLRNFLGLNAIFWFVLWIV; translated from the coding sequence ATGGATTCCACTTTCTCTACAATATTGATCATATCATTACTCCTTTTGGTTAGATTCAGCATGTCGTTCACCGTGATCATGTCCGATTCGGGTGCGCCATCTGCTCTAGTCGATGGGCCGCAATCCGGTCTGACAAGCTCCAGAAGTGGAGCTAAAACTGACCCTATAGAGCAAGAAGCCGTGTATGATGTGATGAGAGCTACCGGAAACGAATGGGCTACCGAGATTCCGGATGTGTGCCGTGGTCGTTGGCATGGGATCGAGTGCATGCCCGATAAAGACAATGTCTTCCATGTCGTATCACTGTCATTCGGTGCATTGTCCGACGACACAGCGTTCCCGACTTGCGACCCGACCCGTTCTTTCATCTCCCATTCCATTACTAGGCTCCCACATCTTCGGACCCTATTCTTTTACCGTTGCTTTACTGATAACCCACAGCCAATCCCATCTTTTTTGGGCTTGTTGGGCTCCAATTTGCAAACTCTGGTTCTTAGGGAAAATGGGCACATTGGGCCTATCCCATATGAAATAGGCAATTTGACCCGTTTAACAACCCTGGATCTCCACAGAAACAATCTAAACGGGTCGATTCCGATTTCACTCGGCCGGATTTCCGGTCTAAGTTCGTTAGATTTGAGTGGCAACAGACTCTCCGGTTCAATTCCTGATATTTCTTTCCAAAGACTAAGCATACTAGACCTTAACCAAAATCATCTCACAGGTTCCATCCCTACACAACTTTTAAGATGCGATTCTCTCCTAAAGGTAGATTTAAGTCGTAACCGCATTTCGGATCCGACACCGAATCTAAATGGTTTGAAAGACCTTATCCTTCTGGATTTAAGTTACAACATTATATCAAATCCATTCACATATCCTTTCAAGAATCTCAACTCCCTCCAAGCTCTAATCCTCAGTGGCAACCCCTCAACGGCTACGATAATCCCGGAAAACGCTTTTGAGGGATTGAATAGTTTGATGATCTTAGGTTTATCCAACATGAATTTAGAAGGGCTGATACCGGAGTCAATAGATAAGCTGACAGAACTGCGTGTGTTGCATCTTAATGGCAACCAACTTAACGGAACCATACCACCAAATCTTGTGAATTTGAATGGTTTAAGTGAGCTTAGGCTAGATAACAACAGATTGGAAGGGCCTATTCCTTTCACAAGAGAAATGGTTTGGAGAATGAGAAGGAAATTAAAGCTTAATAATAATTTGGGACTATGTTTTGATGCAAAAAGTGGGCTAGGAATTGATTTGGACACCTTGTCTGATGCAGGCATTGGCCATTGTGAGACACCGGAAGTCGGGCCAACAGTTACTCTGCAACATATGTTGAAATCAAACTCCAAATCAAGCGCTACGATGCACAAAATAACACTTTTGAGGAATTTTCTTGGGCTGAATGCTATTTTCTGGTTTGTTTTATGGATAGTGTGA